Part of the Ziziphus jujuba cultivar Dongzao chromosome 8, ASM3175591v1 genome is shown below.
AGAAGTTTTCTCCTCAGAAGTTAGTggaactctttatgaatcatatagtgagctTACATGGGATAACAATATCGATTATATCTGACAGAGATCCATGGTTCACTTCGAGGTTTTGGCGGAGATTAATGCATAAACTTgttatcaagttgaatttgagtaccACTTTTCACCCTCAGACCGATGGGAAATCTGAGAGGACTACTCAGACCTTGGAGGATATGTTGAGTTCATGTGTCCTACAATTCAAGggaaattggaatgagtatTTACCTTTGGCAGAGTTCACCTGCAACAATAGCTAGCACTCTAGCATTgagatgtcaccttatgaggcaTTGTATAGTAGACAATATCGAGctccattatgttggaatgagatGGGTGAAAGGAAACTTCTAGGCCCTGAGATTATACAGGTGACAGTGGACAAGGTTAATATTATACGGGCCAGGTTGAAAGCAGCACAAGACAGGCAAAAGAGGTTTGCGGACGTGCGTAGGAAGGATCTCGAGTTTAAGGTTGGCGATCGAGTATTCTTGGAGCTCTCTCATTGGAAAGGTGTAGTACgttttgaaaaatgagagaAGCTAAGTACTCACTATATTGAACAGTATGAGATAGTTGAGAGGATAGGTCCAGTGTCTTATAAGTTAGACTTGCCGGAGGAGTTTTCTCGAGTCCATGATGTGTTCCACATCTCCATGCTCCGCAAGTATATCTCAGACCCATCACATGTGTTGGAAACACCAGAGTTTGAGTTGAGAGACGACTTATCTTATGAGGAGCAGCTAGGATAGCTTCTGAGCagggaagaaaaaaagtttCTAAACAAGACCATACCCTTAGTGAAGGTTCCTTGGAGAAATCACCTAGTCTAGTAGGTTACTTGAGAGCTAGAGGATCAAATGCAGAGTTAGTATCCTCACCTTTTCCAAAACTAAAGGAGGAAATTTCTTTAAAGGGGGtagattgtaacaccctgtatcggaaaatatacatgattaaacaagtttgaccaagttgactaagtttgatcGAGTTTGACAAAGTGAACAATATGCAgttccaagttgactttttcaatggccaatatttttttgtttgactaagataccattgtgtagatctcgttaatacaagttcatagactggtggcacgtcaaattttgagttatggataaaaagttatggttccaagaaattttaagcataaattttatatcggtgtccaaaccagtctccactttttgtctgttagtgatccaaggctctatataagcctcagTAAGTGTTCCAAACAGGAAGCAAAGcctaaaatacccatttcatctCCAAAACCCGATATATTCTCTCCCTAGACCCGTGGGTTCGAACTGGATAATTTTAACCCGTTTACAGTCGAACCGGGTCACCACCATTttgcccatttccggccaatCACCACTTACACATGCCAGCCAAGtagaaaggtcacttgaagACGAGCTCAGCCATGAAATTTCATCATGAGCGGTGGCGGGACACGCCAatatcgggccggtgaagtccgcGGCGACTGGTGAGGTGGGTAGCCggattttctcaatttttggcCATtgcaggccaacccatacactttttctactattttcaaACCTTATGAACTCATTCCCGTGGTTATTTtttccagattcctcaccgtttgggaGATACGATGACTTGAAATTCGATCGAAGCTTTAACTGAGTTTTTGGGCCATCGGAGAaatctttggaccaaggtgagcatactggtgggttccttgtctcttgggctttccatcaatataaattttctaaattttggaggttgtttgataatttttccatttatggatcaattagttaattttcgaatAAATTCGGATTGTATTTGGACAagattggtcaaattggttaaaattggagttggattagtgaaattggatactattaggacccattaggaggttcaattttgaaagattaggcttTGGGTGAGAATCCCTAATTTTAGGTACCAGGTCCTAAGGGtatgcggtataattggactattcggtgtccaatttatgtaattttatagtactataaattattttgagacatttgggttatacaagtgtctctggtttagttgtttggagcctaaagaatattttattatattacaagtacTCGAGTTAAGCTTGGAAGCAAACCTGTAGAGGAGTATGAGTGAGCGTGGCAAtattgtgagtggttataattttaaaaatgttttgggtatatagtataatatatatgtggtttgagtattttacttatacctatcgtttgatttgaatgttcattttatggatataggaggatctgcttttacctatatgtgttatcattttatatgacttttgtcaatattttaaatgtttggcgattctaatgagttcatgaatgaacttgtggtatttaaatattttggtatttgaattgaggttttaaatcactttggaaaataattgaattgagaaaacatattaaaaattatatgattttaagcatgttcaaatattttataaatttttaggtgcttaaaatcggtttatgataaatatatttcactgtggtatttctgattttcgtatgaaataatgatttgagatttttgaatatttgaataagcggtggaatttaaatattgaattatGATTTAGGATACAGTATCGATTGAAAAAAGTATAaatgatcttacaagattgttttaaggatactgtatcggttatttttaaattgatgtaccatgtaatacTACTATCTttgatcagtattatattatattatattacatcgCGCTGGGTTTTTGCCACGGTATTGTAAGGTTGGGCTCAGCCTATAGAATATTATTgtcacggactgtgaggtcgagTTTAttcgatggtttattattattgccacggtactgTGAGGTTGGGCTCAACTCACAGgatattattaccacggaccgtgaggttgggtacgtctaGACGGTTTACTATTCCCACGATACCTTTCGGATATTGAGGGTCATGAGGTGGGGGTAtgccacggtttacagattggtacatcgtatggtacattgtatatgtttgaatatattgttgatttataaatattgtggtgatttctgcatttttatatttatctcgTGGAACTAtggttataaaattttatgctcGTAAATTACATCATATTCATGGTATTTTGTAATATTGTATTGATCGTTCATTTTGTTCCTTTGAGCATCGAAATTTTTTGAGATTAAATTGagatacaagtttgggttttatgaaatgatttttaaatggagaaCTTATCAAAAGAGCAGAACaagaggttttgagagaaaaatttttgcgaaaataaattattattttcatattatactatgtcattcactgagattctttatctcacattttattgttttaaattcgttctccTACGCCCAAGCAGCTAGGAGCAGTCTACCTCGAGCACAGCTTGTCACGTTGTTCTTCCACGatagcagccgtatttatcattcctttatctattgttatcttttgaatttatttattacttatttgtacttctaGACTTtattgacactcttagaatgctctgattttaattatgggactcagtagagaacATGATACTTATGTGTGTAGCTATGGtttgtagtacagtaggccgattgtggatttatttttttatttatattttgaggtattattgttaatgttTGTGTTCGGTTATGCACGTTTTAAGTTAAGGtttcattggatattctctaggaATTGTCTAGTGAGACTTCACTAGATGGGACCACCGGAGAGATCCTAGGAAGGTTCTCAAGGCGAATCCTAtcagcttggtatcagagccagtatctggattggtgtgccagcgaggacgctgggctccAAGGAGGGTgtattgtgagatcccacatcggttggaaagaggaacgaagcatgccttataagagggtgtggatacctttctcttgatagaccttttaaaaccgtacAGGTGGAgtccaaaacggacaatatctcatgcgagtagactggactgttacaattgtttttttgtatgaTATGGAATTTactatgtttaattattattattattattattattattattattatttttgaagccTTACTAAGTTTAATTATTATACTATtcagcttatttatttatttgttttatgatttcaGCTGAGAATGCTAGAATTGATGCAAATGGTTAGAATGCTTGGAGACGTGGTGGAGATCATGGTCATGGGCTCATGACTGGGAACAATAATTTAGACTTCTTTTGGCAATATTTTGAGAACTCTTTAATCTTGTTTCATCGTTTCATTGATGTTTTAGTGTGTATAAATACATGATATAATATTGAGATGCAATTTCTATTCAAGAGACCTAATTTTATGCAACAGAATATACAGTATTTCTAATATATTACCAAATATACATCTAGGAAATCAATCTATGATTGTTTCCTTTCAATCTAAATTATGTTTTGAAGTTCCTCACAATTTAGAGATATTATTTTATGAGGTTAAAATAAAGTGGAGTTTTGGCTTGGTGGAATCCCTTATTGGAAACTACAAAGTTTACCACccgaaattaaaaattaaaaaaaaactcagatTGAGATGTGAAAAGGAACCGTTGAAAAGTTTAGAAGGCCTCCTTATTGCTAATATGGGCCTGATGGGCCAAAATTGTCTTCTTGGTATGACGATCCACCCGTTTCCTCTTCATTATCTCAATTCTCAAAACTAGAACCTGTGAAAAAAGCGACTGAAACACCCCCTCCAACAATGAAGGTGCTGACAATCGGTTAACAATGGTAGGAGTTGGACTTGGTCTACTCGGTTCTTCATTGACCCACccatttccttcttcttccgcTTGTTCTTCCCTTTTTCCACAGCAACCACCACCTCCAACAACATCATCAAGTGCTAATTTCTTGGTATCTTCATCTTCGATTGCAATTTTCCATCGCCACCAAGAATGTATACCTTTCTTGAAGTTCAATGGAACCCCAAGAAATGAACTGAAACCGCTTTTGTCCCAAGAATCTTTTCGACCCAGTAGACAGCTTTCTGTAGCATGCAGTTGCATCAGCTCGCTTCCCAATTCTCGCATTGATTTGGGTGAGTAAATCTCTGGGACATATCCTCAAACACCCTATACTCTATTATACGAAATTGAcgatttttctttctaaaatgcATTGCTTTTTTATATGTTCCAGCAAtgttcttctccttctttcGCGAAGTTGGGCTTGACGAGAAAGAGATGGGAATTCTTCTGGACAAGAACCCTTCTCTTTCATTGGTTTCGTTGGATTCAATACGTAATCGAATACTTTCTTTACAGTCGGTTGGGATTGATGGGCTTGCACTATCTTATTTGATTACCAAAAATCCATATTTATTAACAAGTGAGGAAATTGGCCCGTTCTTATGTTTTGTGCGTGATGGTTTGGAAGGAAAGATTGAGGCTTCACGACTCAAACGCCTTTTGAGTAGCGCAGAACCAAGATTCTTGGTGGGTTTTGATCAAAAGGTCAGATTGCTTCTTCAGAGAGGGATTCCCCAAGAAAAGATTATTCATGTTCTCAACAATGTGAATTTGTACAAGGCATTATGTCGTAAGCCAGTTGAAGAGATTGACATTACCATCACTTTCTTGAGCCGCTTTGGTGGGATTGATTTGATAGTAAGGCGTCCTGTGATTCTCGACTATAATTTGGAAACCCAGTTGATTCCAAGAGTTGGTTTTCTCACAAAGCTTGCTGCTGGAGATGAGCGTGCCGCAGGGAGCGTATTGCGTAAGCTACCGGCGATTTTGAGTTACAGTGTTGAGCATATGGAAGGCCATGCTGAGTTATTGAGGTCGTTTGCTGGCCTAAGCGACGAGGAAATATTCAAGATTGTGCTTGTTTTTCCAAATGTGATTAGTGCTAGCAGGGAGAGGAAATTACATCCTAGAATAGAGTTTCTCAAGCAGTGTGGTTTGAATTCCAATGAGATCTTTAAGTTCTTGATTAAAGCACCCTTATTTCTAGGCCTTTCATTTGAAGAGAACCTTGCATACAAACTTGTGTTCTTGGTGAAGATTGGATATAGATATAGAACTAAAGACTTGGCACTGGCAATGGGATCTGTAACCAGAACAAGCTGTGAGAATATGCAAAAGGTGATTGGGCTATTCTTGAGTTATGGGCTGTCTTGTGAAGACATTATTTCCATGAGCAGGAAGCACCCTCAGATACTGCAATATAATCATAGTTCTCTAGAGAAGAAGATGGAGTACTTGATAGAGGACATGGGTCGAGAAATCAGAGAATTAATGGCTTTTCCGGCCTTCCTTGGTTATAAACTTGATGATAGAATTAAGGCCAGGTATGAATTAAAGAGGGAGACTCTAGGGGAAGGAATGTCACTCAATAAGCTATTAACTGTTTCAGCTGATAGATTTTCAAGAAAGAAGAATGAGGAAAGGTCGGTAGTGACTGGGGACTGATAGGTTGACTAAGTTGGATAATAACTATGATGTTCATTTCAATGAGTAATTGAATTCGATTACtctattaaattgttaaaagctTGGTAGAAGCTGCTTCCTTAGCAAGATGATGTACACAAACTTCATGATTATTAACTACCTCAGTTGGGTCTTAGAGAGATTGATTTGTTCAGATGAATGAAGATAGCTTCTCTCATAATGACTGAAGCTTGTATGATAGGAATCTGCTATCAAGTATGTCAAAACTGGGTACATTAATGAGTCCTCTTTGTCAGATACAAATAGTTTTAAATCCACAACTTTGTTCATTATGTACACTTTGAATGATTTTGGCAAATTGAGTTTATAGAAATTCTTgagataataaaatttcaaagtgCAGGTCTGCAAATTTCAGTCCATGTGAAGCATGACCACCAACACTGTCCCCTTGCATCGTCTCATTGAGAAGATGGGAGGGCCCATATGAGCAATTCTCAAATGAATTTAGACACTCTTGACATTATTATTTGTTCTCATTTTGGGTGGGTCTGGGCATAAATCAATTGGAATATGGTTTGCTGACCTTGTTTACCTGCAGTCCATATTGTATAGCAAAACAAAGTGGGAGGGTAAATGGTGGAGCCAATGCTTGAATCTGGTCAgccatttttattgtttttatcccTTTTTGTGGCCCTTTTATACAACACCCACAATATTTCAAAAATGGGTGGAAAGTGCAAGAATGATCTCCAAAATGAAGACCCAACAACAGTTCTTTTGTGAGAGTGAAGCTTAGCACTTCTATGATCAGCACAAGAGAGCAAATTCCAAAGCACGGTAGGTTTTACCTCAACTTAGGCCAAAGATGATCCATTCCTTTCCAGTCAAGCTaactaaaaacccaaaaattataaataaaaagtaaaattatatacaataaaattcaaagataCCCACTTGACAGGACAACCTAATTGACTAACTGAAGATGGTGCTTTATCAGTCAGAGAGGAATCAGTCAAAAGAAGCCTTTTAAGGGAGTAGAATATTGAGAGTCTTCGTTTAAGGAATTCCTACATCAATTAGGAAAAGTTGTCAATCAGATTAAGGCATGTGGCACCAGTTCATTGGCTTAACTATAAGTTATCAGAACTTAATTCTTGCCTACCTGGCTAATTttctattaatcttttttttttttttttttttctttttgggtagaAGAGAAGTAGGTATCCCAAGTTCTCTATTTGAAAGGAGCAGTTCTATAAGTTGGCAAAACTCCTTGCAAATTACTGGAGAAGAAAACTGACTTTGGCCAGCTATCAGAATTCAGAAGGAATTTGGTTGACTTCACAGTACTGATAATCCCCATGGTTCTACCCCATAGTGTAGAATCTGTACATCAAACAATATTTTATTGAGATAAATTTGAGCCCTTAAAACATATTTTCCCCATATATCTGTTTTGGCCGATAAGAATCTGATCTGACTTATGCCAAAGGATCTATATGGCCGCTGCAATGGATTGTCTTCTGTACTGATATGGTTTCTGATATTAAAGCTTTCACGTTGTGACCCATAAACTGTTTAATCTTTTATTATCATGTTTATCTCCATTTCAATATAAGAAACTTCTATACGTGTTTTGTTGCTTAAAAGAATAAGGAAAAAGTAATAGTATGATCTTTCTGATCTTTCTACATTTCCTTTTGTCCTTTTTGTTATTAATCAGACAGAAGTTGAAAATCACACTACTAACTTAGAAAGACAAATTGTATTGGAGGACTTGATCTAGTGAAAGATCTTTGTCCATTATTATGTCACAGATTTGGAGTTCTGTTTCACACTTCTTTTGGAAAATTCTTACTCAAGACTTTATTATTCACAGTTTTgaaatgaataaatacatattatttttcacaagtaaaatataaaaagaaattaatggcCATATAGCCAATTGTCATATGTTCATATGTACTTATTAAGTTATTATTCTATGACAATTTGAGTCTTTTTTGGATGCTACAAGAATAATAGTCAATTGAAAAAGTAGCACTGGGGTTATGCACCAATTTCACTTTAtacattctttttcctttcaattaaaagattaaaatagtTTCACTTTATACCATTTTCCTTAAGTGAAAAAACTATAGTATACCAAAATGGGGTCAATTCAAAGGATAAACAAATCTAAGTGGAGTGTGGACTCCAGAAACCTGCACTAAAATCTTTGGAACCTTATTAAGAAGGCacttaaaaacaatataataatttCCTTCACAAAACATTTCTTTCTTGATGCTTGCTTCCTAAAGCACATACCAAATTCAGCTCAGGACAAAGTCTCTGCTTTTTTACCATCCATAGCCACTAAATGCAGAAGCATATAACAAATCTTTATAGGGATAGGAAAGAAAAGCAAGACGTGCAGTAAGTATACTGTCATTAATTGGGACCTCAGAAAGTAAGTGTTATAAAGATTATTCTATTCTCACTAGTgctagttttttcttttatctcgTTTTCATCATTACACAATTGatgaattacatatatatataaataaataaaagtagaaaataCAATCATAACATTGAGAAGAAAAGAGTAGAAAGTATACTACGACTGAGTGCTTTGAACAATGAGTATAACGTGTGTTCAATATGCACCGCTGATTCATGATAGGCTTTGTATGAGACCTTTCACTTAAATACTGGTTAACTAATAAAACAGTGAAAAATTGGTACTCACTGTAAGAATTTGTTGAGCAAAATTTTTCTGAAATGATGAATTTGGCACTGAAAGATAAACTTTTTTAAGGTAAAAAATGACATAAGGAGTTATGGCATATAGGTGTTGCAGAGTGAGGTAATCACATTATTTATCATTACAGTGAAAACCCACATGGAAGGGACAGGCAAGCAAAGCATCattcgttcttttttttttgtttttttggtccatttgtttataaaagttccatttgttttctttattttttagatgCTTCTTAATTTTCTGAATCAAAGTCTAAAACCACCagcaatatttctttttttgtctatATAAAGAGAGGTGGTATACAAGGGAGAGAACCACACAAATCTTCCTCTGTCTCTCTCACACAACTTATCTTCGCTTGCCCCATCAGCACCACGTGCTGAGAGACACAAAACAATGAACTTTTTTCCACAAATTAGAAGCAAAGCAAGACTCTTACTTGTattcctttctcttttctcaTTCGTAAATAAACACTTGCTCAGTAGTATTGCTGCAGATGTTAAAAGCAATGTAATAAAGCTGATTTCTTTGGTCTTTCAAAccgatttctttattttttcttcttaaaacCTTTTCCATATTGGGCACTAAATGTACTAACTAAGTGAATAATATAGCAGGTTTATATAGTTCATATGGGGAAAAGACAACATGATGAAGATATACAGCTGCTCAAGAAAACCCATCACCAAGTGCTTGCTACAGTTCTTGGAAGGTACATATACTTGATGGAAAACTGAAATGGTTTATtgaattgattaatttacaaagTTGCTAATTCCTACATGCTTAATCTTATGTGATACACAGTAAAGAAGCATCTGCAGATGCCATGATCTACAGCTACAAACATGGCTTCTCTGGTTTTGCAGCCAGGCTAACAGCAACTCAAGCCAAAACAATTTCAGGTACTACAGGAGCCTCATTGTATGTAACATGTGCATAATTATAGACTAActaaacatttttttgtttcataccGAACTAAATTCCAAGCTTAATTAAGTGATATGCATGTAAAAAAGGCTTCTAATGTATGAAATGGAACTTCATTTGttacttctttatttttaatcgGTTTGATAAAAGTATCCTTCCCTTTGATGGCCGCATGTATGAGCTCAGTTCCATTCATGCAATGAAAGGAAATTAGTAGATAGTAAACCAATAACTTGAAGATGAGAGGCACAAAATCCCCTGAAATATTTCaaccttatatttatatatcagtATGTGTACAAGCTGCAGTATATATCCTAACTACAAATTTCTTACAGAGTTATCTGGTGTGGTTCATGTCATACCCAATCAACTTTATAAGGTCCAAACTACCAGAAGCTGGGACTACCTTCGACTCTCGTCACATTATCCCACTGAGTTCGTCCAAAAATCCAAACTGGGTGATGGTGTCATCATCGGTCTTATTGATACAGgttcgtctctctctctctctctctctcgctatatatatatatatgtgtgtgtgtgtgtgtgtgcgtatatatatatatgtgtgtgtgtgtgtgtgtgtgtgtgtagacaTACAATTTCTGCATGTTTTCTCACCAATATAAGCACTTAATGACAAGCAGGGATATGGCCAGAATCCGATGTTTTCAGCGATGAAGGACTCGGACCAATCCCCTCTCGTTGGAAGGGAGTCTGTGAGTCAGGAGAGCAATTCAGTGGCGAAAAACACTGCAACAAGAAACTAATAGGAGCTCGTTACTTTGCCAAGGCACTAGAAGCTGAATATGGACAGACATTGCCATTCAACACTACAGAAAACCCTGAGTATCTCTCTGCAAGGGATGCAATAGGACATGGCACACACACCTCCACAACCGCCGCTGGTTCCTTGACAACCAACAAGAGCTACAACGGCTTAGGTGTTGGAACCGTGAGGGGTGGTGCCCCACAGGCAAGGCTTGCCATGTATAAAGTTTGCTGGAACCTGGATGGAGGAGTGTGTTCAGGAGCTGACATACTGAAAGCCTT
Proteins encoded:
- the LOC107414938 gene encoding transcription termination factor MTERF8, chloroplastic; the encoded protein is MVGVGLGLLGSSLTHPFPSSSACSSLFPQQPPPPTTSSSANFLVSSSSIAIFHRHQECIPFLKFNGTPRNELKPLLSQESFRPSRQLSVACSCISSLPNSRIDLAMFFSFFREVGLDEKEMGILLDKNPSLSLVSLDSIRNRILSLQSVGIDGLALSYLITKNPYLLTSEEIGPFLCFVRDGLEGKIEASRLKRLLSSAEPRFLVGFDQKVRLLLQRGIPQEKIIHVLNNVNLYKALCRKPVEEIDITITFLSRFGGIDLIVRRPVILDYNLETQLIPRVGFLTKLAAGDERAAGSVLRKLPAILSYSVEHMEGHAELLRSFAGLSDEEIFKIVLVFPNVISASRERKLHPRIEFLKQCGLNSNEIFKFLIKAPLFLGLSFEENLAYKLVFLVKIGYRYRTKDLALAMGSVTRTSCENMQKVIGLFLSYGLSCEDIISMSRKHPQILQYNHSSLEKKMEYLIEDMGREIRELMAFPAFLGYKLDDRIKARYELKRETLGEGMSLNKLLTVSADRFSRKKNEERSVVTGD